Below is a window of Sulfurisphaera ohwakuensis DNA.
CTTAATCCTTTACCTAATTAATGTAAGGGGAGGGAATTCGTATTTCGTTCATGGTCAATATTACACTACAGCATTACTTGTAAGGCATTCAAATAAAAAGTTGAAGGATAAATATTTTAAAGATATAGGTAAAGGTGGGAAGATATTATCATTAGCATTAACTGAGCCAGAGGTAGGATCTGATAGTACTAGAATAAAGACTATTGCAGAAAAGGTCGGAGATAAGTATATTGTAAAGGGTCATAAGATTTTCATTTCTAGATTGAAATACACTGATTTTATGATATTAGTGGCTAGGACAACGCCCTATGAAAGGGTTGAAAAGAAGACTGATGGTATTACTCTATTTCTAGTTGATTTAAGGGAAGGAAGAAAGGGAATTGAAATGAGAGAGATTAAAACTATGTCAAATACTGATGCATATGAAGTTTTCATTGATAATTTAGAAATACCAGAGGATAATGTTATAGGAGAAGTAGGTAGGGGATTTTACCATTTGCTGGATTTGTTAAATACTGAGAGATTTATGATAGCTGCTGAACTGATAGGTAACGCTGAATGGTTTATAAATAAGGCTGTGGATTATGCGAAAAATAGGGTAGTTTTCGGTAAACCAATAGGCAGTTTTCAAGGC
It encodes the following:
- a CDS encoding acyl-CoA dehydrogenase family protein, with product MLLSPKDEEEKLILSTVDELMKKYDETYWLSKDQKREFPVEFFNEFMSLGLGSILIPIEYGGAGKDIRLACLILYLINVRGGNSYFVHGQYYTTALLVRHSNKKLKDKYFKDIGKGGKILSLALTEPEVGSDSTRIKTIAEKVGDKYIVKGHKIFISRLKYTDFMILVARTTPYERVEKKTDGITLFLVDLREGRKGIEMREIKTMSNTDAYEVFIDNLEIPEDNVIGEVGRGFYHLLDLLNTERFMIAAELIGNAEWFINKAVDYAKNRVVFGKPIGSFQGVQFPIAKAYAKLQALISYFNEGLSLVEEEKDAKLIGNYANISKYLAAEIAWEAGNVAMDVYGGYGYAVETGIERKLRETRLYKVAPISQNLVLAYIAHHMLGLPRSY